From Chloroflexi bacterium ADurb.Bin180, a single genomic window includes:
- the yerB_2 gene encoding putative lipoprotein YerB precursor, with protein sequence MRRTKLSTRPGPAGWWLPTAWAVAGILLLVACGSDSNTEPLKPTRTARPTFTAVPPTALCLASATAVPSATPIPTSTATATPVLTPTPTVNPYLNPLTGQLVADPTVLQRRPLLVRIGNDAEVRPQSGLSQADIVLEEATEGWYITRFTAIIWSKDPEALRPIRSARLLTIELGHMLDGALVHSGGNDQVRWLISQSKLTDLDEYFHPQPYYQIEPEGKWKNYPWMGTPGTSAKRLRDYLLKTGQEKTVHLAGFTFSHQGDPAPQGEPATYVRVPYPSRALVEFRYDAERHLYRRWVQGEPHVDALNGEQLAAANVIVQYSQYEQTDVKDSNGQYSYNIHSTGEGRAQIFRDGVLIEARWVRPTVTDFVRYLYRDGSPVPLLPGQSWIEVVPVEYKVTFEH encoded by the coding sequence ATGCGGAGAACCAAACTATCTACCAGACCTGGCCCAGCGGGCTGGTGGTTGCCGACTGCTTGGGCTGTAGCAGGCATCCTTCTGCTTGTCGCCTGCGGTTCTGACTCAAACACCGAGCCCCTGAAGCCCACACGGACAGCCAGGCCGACGTTCACGGCTGTACCCCCTACCGCACTTTGCCTGGCATCAGCCACCGCCGTGCCTTCTGCGACGCCCATACCAACCTCAACGGCCACCGCTACCCCGGTGCTCACCCCTACCCCGACGGTCAACCCTTATCTGAACCCACTCACTGGCCAGTTGGTAGCCGATCCCACCGTGCTCCAGCGTCGGCCACTGTTAGTGAGAATCGGTAACGACGCAGAAGTGCGCCCACAGTCCGGGCTGTCGCAGGCGGACATTGTTCTTGAGGAGGCCACCGAAGGCTGGTACATCACGCGCTTTACCGCTATCATCTGGAGCAAGGACCCGGAGGCCCTGCGCCCCATTCGCAGCGCCCGCCTGCTCACCATTGAGCTTGGTCACATGCTCGATGGCGCACTGGTTCATTCTGGCGGCAATGACCAGGTGCGCTGGCTCATCTCGCAGTCCAAACTCACCGACCTCGATGAGTACTTTCATCCTCAGCCTTACTACCAGATCGAGCCAGAAGGCAAGTGGAAGAACTACCCCTGGATGGGAACTCCGGGCACCAGCGCCAAACGTCTGCGCGATTACCTGCTCAAGACGGGGCAAGAGAAGACAGTGCACCTGGCCGGTTTCACCTTTTCCCACCAGGGTGATCCTGCACCTCAGGGTGAGCCAGCAACGTATGTCCGGGTGCCCTACCCTTCGCGGGCCCTGGTCGAGTTCCGCTACGATGCCGAACGGCACCTGTACCGGCGGTGGGTGCAGGGCGAGCCCCACGTGGATGCGTTGAATGGGGAGCAGCTCGCCGCGGCCAATGTCATTGTCCAGTACTCACAATACGAGCAGACGGACGTCAAAGACAGCAACGGTCAGTACTCTTACAACATCCACTCGACAGGCGAGGGGCGTGCCCAGATCTTCCGCGACGGGGTGCTGATTGAGGCCAGATGGGTCAGACCCACGGTGACCGATTTCGTGCGCTACCTCTATCGCGATGGCTCACCTGTGCCGCTGCTGCCTGGACAGAGCTGGATAGAGGTCGTGCCTGTGGAGTACAAGGTCACCTTCGAGCACTAG
- a CDS encoding Fibronectin type III domain protein translates to MGGSVDAFDASYSPSETGALYGPVIARAVPVDSLAARSVQHRGRTPEASGGRMSRRQCRLCLAFAGCLFMLVFAAFLLAIPQSDASADRPDQVPQSVSAQWTQAIRVFQSAVLEPAGSGIALHGDTAVTSRDGAVYIFERNHGGTDNWGLARVITSTGADRWQCPEMPLALNSEWLVVGCPETYLFSRHLGGPGAWGLAKKLGSASRALDIADDRIVAGGFPTVTVFLRDLGGVNNWGVEQELVAGEAGAQWFNSFGSAVSIEDDVIAVGAPTWPDLGYPGWVGGYGCVYVFRRDPAAGRWLQVEQVVPDDWAFGFGGSLELSQGRLLATSGPTYGDCAAVPYLFGRNEGGADRWGGLGAMGGSAAKVVGNYVALDGDLAAIGDVCDAQFGYPRAGAAHILLQVASPGWTEVAKLVPTAPITRGSRSWADGVAVDGRTIALHAGAIFEVRGTEVLSLEAESGTVVAPMAIGFDQEASGGRYVYAPVGTTSGRVDLEFRVDTAGEYEVWGRAFGIEGIGDSFWFAIDGGTECVWELPWHGWEIVPVVDRDANRSAKRWNLGQGQHVLHVRMRESGAKLDWLEVRRVRPSSAVPVAAGPTPTPVGTLPSPGCGVPQPLLPVGGSLFYCEDPVRLEWSGDCSEYKVQFLFSGAAERSIGWTGSKEVILPAGGIGWASWRIKGRNQVGQETAWSTPSIYRVGDNPLNLRVVGASCDQITLAWDPPCSCYADWYTVYSGTQSIASTHDHVPVKTVGGLSPETEYSFAVRACYRRGYSSDLSRPISATTTAAYLYQEAESGVVQAPMVAEADATASGGRCIRSAAANSGSVTIQVCLMDAGTYDLWGRVAAPGYGGDSFWVSVDGSAEALWEIPVGDWKWAQVSHQGVKRTYQLDPGSHYINVRAREAGARLDAMQLVKSGSPLATPTATPQASATASATRTPTLSPSWTPTETAPPTASATATRSVTPTPTASPSATVTRSATPTPSATPEPTASATATATPTPPGDLLVTGQVYDAVSGPLVGVAGAEVSVSLCMPRRFSTLADDDGNYELILPAIYLNQCSSVTLEAVADGYRPVSFVVLVADLRAQSRRDLALVPLPTPTPSRTATWTPQPRRCFLPMLLR, encoded by the coding sequence ATGGGTGGCAGCGTTGACGCCTTTGATGCCTCCTACAGCCCGTCCGAGACTGGGGCCTTGTATGGCCCGGTCATCGCGCGGGCTGTTCCTGTTGATTCGTTGGCAGCGAGATCCGTTCAGCACCGCGGGCGAACACCTGAAGCATCCGGGGGCAGAATGAGCCGTCGGCAGTGCCGATTGTGCCTGGCCTTTGCGGGTTGCCTGTTTATGCTCGTCTTTGCCGCGTTCCTTCTGGCGATACCACAGTCGGATGCCTCGGCCGACCGACCTGACCAGGTCCCGCAGTCAGTGAGCGCTCAATGGACACAGGCAATTCGCGTCTTTCAATCGGCCGTCCTTGAACCGGCCGGCAGCGGCATTGCTCTGCACGGCGACACCGCCGTCACCTCGCGAGATGGAGCGGTGTACATCTTTGAGCGTAACCACGGCGGGACCGACAACTGGGGTTTGGCAAGGGTGATTACTTCGACGGGGGCTGACCGGTGGCAATGCCCGGAGATGCCTCTCGCGCTCAATTCTGAGTGGCTGGTGGTAGGCTGTCCCGAAACGTACCTGTTCTCCCGCCACCTCGGAGGGCCTGGAGCGTGGGGCCTGGCCAAAAAACTTGGCTCCGCGTCTCGGGCACTGGACATAGCGGACGACAGAATCGTGGCCGGAGGATTTCCCACGGTCACAGTGTTTCTGCGCGACCTGGGTGGAGTCAACAACTGGGGTGTCGAGCAGGAGCTGGTTGCGGGCGAAGCCGGTGCGCAATGGTTCAACAGCTTTGGCTCGGCCGTCTCCATCGAGGACGACGTGATCGCGGTTGGCGCCCCGACCTGGCCAGACCTAGGCTACCCTGGCTGGGTTGGCGGATACGGTTGCGTTTATGTGTTTCGGCGAGACCCCGCGGCTGGGCGTTGGTTGCAGGTTGAACAGGTGGTGCCGGACGACTGGGCGTTCGGATTTGGCGGCTCGCTTGAACTCAGCCAGGGACGGCTGTTGGCGACGTCGGGTCCGACTTATGGGGACTGTGCCGCCGTACCTTATCTATTTGGCCGAAACGAGGGTGGTGCGGATCGTTGGGGTGGCTTGGGCGCGATGGGCGGGAGTGCTGCAAAGGTGGTTGGCAACTATGTAGCACTTGACGGTGACCTGGCGGCAATAGGCGACGTCTGTGATGCCCAATTTGGGTATCCCAGGGCAGGCGCAGCACATATTCTACTTCAGGTGGCATCACCTGGCTGGACGGAAGTGGCAAAGCTTGTCCCCACAGCACCGATCACGCGGGGCAGCCGGAGCTGGGCAGATGGCGTGGCCGTCGACGGCAGGACGATTGCGCTGCATGCGGGAGCGATCTTTGAGGTACGTGGCACTGAAGTGCTGTCTCTGGAAGCAGAGTCAGGTACGGTCGTCGCACCGATGGCCATAGGTTTTGACCAGGAGGCCTCCGGAGGCAGATACGTCTACGCTCCCGTGGGTACCACGAGTGGCAGGGTCGACCTGGAGTTCCGGGTCGATACCGCGGGCGAATATGAGGTATGGGGCCGGGCTTTTGGAATCGAGGGCATCGGCGACTCGTTCTGGTTTGCCATCGACGGCGGTACAGAGTGCGTGTGGGAGCTGCCGTGGCATGGGTGGGAGATCGTTCCGGTTGTGGACCGGGATGCGAATAGATCGGCCAAGCGCTGGAATCTAGGCCAGGGACAACACGTATTGCACGTGCGGATGCGCGAGAGTGGTGCCAAGCTAGACTGGCTCGAGGTGAGGCGAGTGCGGCCATCTAGCGCCGTGCCTGTGGCGGCGGGACCAACGCCAACCCCTGTGGGGACGCTGCCCTCGCCGGGTTGCGGCGTACCTCAGCCACTTCTCCCAGTCGGCGGGAGCCTGTTCTACTGCGAGGATCCGGTGCGCCTGGAGTGGTCGGGAGATTGCTCAGAGTACAAGGTGCAGTTTCTATTCAGCGGGGCCGCGGAGCGCTCGATTGGTTGGACTGGAAGCAAGGAAGTGATTCTCCCCGCCGGAGGCATCGGTTGGGCATCCTGGAGGATCAAGGGGCGCAACCAGGTTGGGCAGGAGACCGCATGGAGCACCCCCTCCATCTACCGCGTTGGCGACAATCCTTTGAACCTGAGGGTGGTAGGGGCGTCTTGCGATCAGATTACCCTGGCCTGGGACCCTCCGTGCAGCTGCTATGCCGACTGGTACACCGTCTACTCGGGCACGCAAAGTATTGCGAGTACGCATGACCATGTCCCAGTGAAAACCGTCGGGGGATTGTCACCGGAAACGGAATACTCTTTTGCCGTTCGTGCTTGTTATCGTCGTGGCTACTCCTCTGACCTGAGCCGCCCCATCAGCGCGACTACCACGGCAGCTTACTTGTATCAGGAAGCGGAGAGTGGGGTCGTTCAGGCGCCAATGGTGGCAGAGGCGGACGCCACTGCCTCTGGCGGGCGCTGCATCCGGTCGGCGGCAGCAAACAGCGGCTCGGTTACAATACAGGTCTGTCTCATGGACGCAGGCACGTATGACCTGTGGGGTCGGGTGGCTGCGCCCGGCTACGGCGGCGACAGCTTCTGGGTGAGTGTGGATGGCTCGGCGGAGGCCCTGTGGGAGATTCCGGTGGGGGACTGGAAGTGGGCTCAGGTGAGTCACCAAGGGGTCAAGCGGACCTATCAATTGGACCCGGGTTCACATTACATCAATGTCCGAGCGCGAGAAGCGGGGGCGAGGCTGGACGCCATGCAACTGGTGAAATCGGGAAGCCCGCTGGCCACACCGACGGCAACACCGCAAGCGTCAGCTACGGCGAGTGCGACGCGCACGCCGACCTTGTCGCCGAGCTGGACTCCAACCGAGACAGCGCCGCCTACGGCTTCTGCAACCGCTACCCGGTCCGTGACGCCCACCCCTACCGCTAGCCCGTCGGCAACGGTCACGCGGAGCGCTACTCCGACACCCAGCGCGACCCCAGAACCGACCGCGAGCGCCACGGCAACTGCCACGCCGACACCGCCGGGAGACCTGCTGGTCACCGGGCAAGTGTACGACGCGGTCTCCGGCCCTCTGGTGGGGGTTGCCGGCGCCGAGGTCTCGGTGAGCCTGTGCATGCCAAGGCGATTCTCCACCCTGGCAGACGACGACGGTAACTATGAGCTAATCTTGCCGGCGATTTACTTGAACCAATGTTCTTCCGTCACACTGGAAGCAGTGGCGGACGGCTACCGCCCAGTGAGTTTCGTGGTACTCGTGGCCGACCTTCGGGCGCAGAGCCGCCGGGACCTGGCACTGGTCCCGTTGCCTACGCCTACTCCCAGTCGCACGGCGACTTGGACGCCACAACCCCGGCGCTGTTTCCTGCCAATGCTGCTGCGGTAG